The following proteins are co-located in the Robbsia betulipollinis genome:
- a CDS encoding EscU/YscU/HrcU family type III secretion system export apparatus switch protein translates to MSEKTEKPTEKKRRDSEQKGQSFKAGDIGTILLLLAGGAAIPLMFHLDRVGDAFSHIAESARDRTLPDPFSYVNALGWLVVKGIAAFLTVCSVVTVVPGLIQSRFTLAFDAIKFNFDALNPANGFKKLFSLRVAKDFCKTLLYIVTTLAGAAIFIRLHYRELFMTARMPEPALRFELAHLARCLGLYLAGAALPVAVLDCLAEYFLYIRSLKMARHEVKQEVKQSQGNPEVKSRQRQLSREGLSEKVKENVKGSTFILANPTHIAVGIYIDFAVTPFPMVSVREVDALAREAIDYAMQCGVPVLRDVPLARRVYARSQRYQFVAPEDLEPIIRILTWLRQVEAAGAPEQRPAGDAGTAEGAADPPASPDETRPTDQRNSS, encoded by the coding sequence ATGAGCGAGAAAACCGAAAAACCCACCGAGAAAAAACGCAGAGACTCGGAACAGAAAGGACAGTCGTTCAAGGCCGGCGACATCGGCACGATATTGCTCCTGCTGGCGGGCGGCGCGGCCATCCCGCTGATGTTTCATCTCGACCGCGTTGGCGACGCTTTCAGTCACATCGCCGAATCGGCTCGCGACCGCACTCTGCCCGATCCGTTTTCCTACGTCAACGCACTGGGATGGTTGGTGGTGAAAGGTATCGCCGCCTTTCTCACGGTTTGTTCCGTGGTGACGGTCGTGCCGGGGCTCATACAAAGCCGCTTCACGCTGGCCTTCGATGCAATCAAATTCAACTTCGATGCGCTGAATCCCGCGAACGGATTCAAGAAGCTTTTCAGTCTTCGCGTCGCGAAAGATTTTTGCAAGACGCTGCTGTATATCGTGACGACGCTTGCCGGCGCGGCAATTTTCATCAGACTGCACTATCGCGAGTTGTTCATGACGGCGCGCATGCCCGAGCCGGCGCTGCGCTTCGAGCTTGCACATCTCGCCCGCTGCCTCGGACTCTATCTTGCCGGCGCGGCCTTGCCGGTTGCCGTGCTCGACTGCCTGGCGGAGTATTTCCTGTACATACGCAGTCTCAAGATGGCAAGGCACGAGGTAAAGCAGGAGGTCAAGCAGAGCCAGGGAAATCCGGAGGTCAAATCGCGGCAGCGGCAATTGTCGCGGGAAGGATTGAGCGAAAAGGTAAAGGAAAACGTCAAGGGATCGACGTTCATCCTCGCGAATCCAACCCACATCGCCGTGGGCATTTACATCGACTTCGCCGTCACGCCGTTTCCGATGGTGTCGGTTCGAGAGGTCGACGCACTCGCGCGGGAGGCGATCGATTACGCGATGCAGTGCGGTGTACCCGTATTACGCGACGTGCCGTTGGCGAGAAGAGTCTATGCCAGATCGCAACGCTATCAATTCGTCGCCCCCGAGGATTTGGAACCCATCATCCGAATTCTGACCTGGTTGCGGCAGGTCGAAGCGGCTGGCGCGCCTGAACAGCGCCCGGCCGGCGATGCAGGCACGGCCGAGGGCGCAGCCGATCCGCCGGCCTCGCCGGACGAAACGCGTCCGACCGATCAAAGAAACTCGTCATGA
- the sctE gene encoding type III secretion system translocon subunit SctE translates to MIDKNSFSKEQFLSEVMYDEINGCKQVRGSEKIVEVVHCETRMGSTEAFAKANVGLAMPQLTPPKAAALREMKDMLPLVDAVRSLPAGNADASAALKRIEGNVERWEASVSEKVQEHTEAATAFAAAAEQAHTLVARIGDGGLTKTEADSAAAALSNAVAKEARCGATLQALPSTPEAFDIDTAALLTGTAKLTMALAQLEKMMSDSNIDALDSQRKMLNALSEKRQTSLQKSSDDYAAKVAEAQRLQDTIGEIAKIGGWALAIIGVGLAIFTGGASLVIAAAGLALMAADAIYKAATGTSFIDEAMQPVMDHAVKPMMEWLSKQVSSALESCGVSQEKAEIIGAVVAGVAVAAVMVTGIAVVGSVGGKVASVLAESTAAELAEVMESAVVRSAKNMIVTLADDTGVTTLASRAKMLMAELRTQTGLSELGEGQIQALATRGKIGLTVGETALSGTQAAVNTIAAADTRDASLMQAAITRALADKKVISQLLQELVTSLSNSNSAMTALGNAMSTTLKNEMAADTFVLNNARAV, encoded by the coding sequence TTGATAGATAAAAACAGTTTTTCCAAAGAACAATTTCTGTCAGAAGTTATGTATGACGAAATTAATGGTTGTAAGCAGGTAAGAGGGTCGGAAAAGATTGTCGAGGTGGTGCATTGCGAAACCAGGATGGGTTCGACGGAAGCCTTTGCAAAGGCGAACGTCGGTCTTGCCATGCCGCAGCTGACGCCGCCCAAGGCCGCCGCGCTGCGCGAAATGAAGGATATGCTGCCGCTCGTCGATGCGGTGAGATCGTTGCCGGCTGGCAATGCGGATGCTTCCGCCGCACTGAAGCGCATCGAAGGCAATGTCGAACGCTGGGAGGCATCGGTGTCGGAAAAGGTGCAGGAGCACACGGAGGCTGCCACGGCGTTTGCGGCCGCCGCCGAGCAAGCGCATACGCTTGTCGCCCGGATCGGGGACGGGGGGCTGACGAAGACCGAGGCCGATTCGGCAGCCGCTGCCCTGTCCAATGCCGTGGCGAAAGAAGCCCGTTGCGGCGCGACGTTGCAGGCGCTGCCGTCGACGCCGGAAGCGTTCGATATCGACACCGCGGCGCTGCTGACCGGGACTGCGAAGCTGACCATGGCGTTGGCGCAGCTTGAAAAAATGATGTCCGACAGCAACATCGATGCGCTCGACAGTCAACGGAAGATGTTGAATGCGCTGTCCGAGAAGCGGCAAACGTCGCTGCAAAAGTCGTCCGACGATTACGCGGCCAAGGTCGCGGAGGCGCAGCGGCTGCAGGACACGATCGGCGAGATCGCGAAGATCGGTGGATGGGCGTTGGCGATCATCGGCGTAGGTTTGGCAATTTTCACCGGCGGTGCCAGTCTGGTGATTGCTGCGGCCGGCCTGGCGCTGATGGCGGCCGACGCGATCTACAAGGCCGCCACCGGCACGTCGTTCATCGACGAAGCGATGCAGCCGGTCATGGATCATGCCGTGAAGCCGATGATGGAGTGGTTGAGCAAGCAGGTCTCCTCGGCGCTCGAATCGTGCGGCGTGTCGCAGGAAAAGGCGGAGATCATCGGGGCCGTTGTGGCGGGCGTGGCGGTCGCCGCGGTGATGGTGACCGGCATAGCGGTGGTGGGAAGCGTTGGTGGGAAGGTCGCGTCGGTGCTCGCTGAGTCCACGGCGGCGGAACTCGCCGAGGTCATGGAATCGGCGGTGGTCCGTAGCGCCAAGAACATGATCGTGACCTTGGCGGACGACACCGGGGTCACGACGCTGGCATCCCGCGCCAAAATGCTCATGGCGGAGCTGCGCACGCAGACGGGTCTTTCCGAGCTTGGGGAAGGGCAGATTCAGGCGCTGGCCACCCGCGGCAAGATCGGGCTGACCGTCGGCGAAACCGCATTGTCCGGCACGCAGGCCGCGGTGAATACGATCGCCGCCGCGGATACGCGGGATGCGTCGCTGATGCAGGCGGCCATCACGCGTGCGCTTGCCGACAAGAAGGTCATCTCGCAACTGCTGCAAGAACTGGTGACATCGTTGTCCAACAGCAACTCGGCCATGACCGCGCTCGGCAACGCGATGTCGACCACGCTGAAAAACGAGATGGCCGCCGATACGTTCGTGCTCAACAACGCACGGGCAGTTTGA
- a CDS encoding SycD/LcrH family type III secretion system chaperone translates to MSDTQRTETNDDAVELDRLNRVVIAAIQKGATMKDLHGVTDAAMEGLYAYAYRFYQQGRLKEAESFFRFLFMYDFRCAEYPMGLGAVYQLQGDYPKAIEYYTIAGSLAEDDMRPVFHAAQCHACLGNRAAARRKFEVVMERASMPVLREAAKASLDVMENGGEQVGAKASKKVASS, encoded by the coding sequence ATGAGCGATACGCAGAGAACAGAGACGAACGACGATGCCGTCGAGCTTGATCGATTGAACCGCGTCGTGATCGCCGCCATCCAGAAAGGCGCGACGATGAAGGATCTGCACGGGGTCACCGATGCCGCGATGGAAGGGTTGTATGCCTACGCATATCGTTTCTATCAACAGGGAAGGTTGAAGGAGGCCGAGTCGTTCTTCCGGTTTCTGTTTATGTACGATTTTCGTTGCGCCGAATATCCGATGGGCCTGGGCGCGGTGTATCAATTGCAGGGTGATTACCCCAAGGCTATCGAATATTACACCATCGCGGGTTCTCTGGCCGAAGACGACATGCGGCCGGTCTTCCACGCCGCGCAGTGTCATGCCTGTCTGGGAAACCGTGCCGCCGCGCGGCGAAAGTTCGAGGTGGTGATGGAGCGGGCCAGCATGCCCGTATTGCGGGAAGCGGCGAAGGCCAGTCTCGATGTCATGGAGAATGGTGGGGAGCAGGTCGGGGCGAAAGCGTCGAAGAAAGTAGCGTCATCCTAG
- the sctT gene encoding type III secretion system export apparatus subunit SctT, with protein MLLMRWWVGYAFHHLEIWSMLYARVAPTFLLIPLVSSRIVVNPVTRQLIICFIVIGLAPHAVHPVNGASGIEIAFACATEAIVGIVVGVIVAGPFWVASLLGELIDNQRGATIADSIDPASGVEAAILAPFLNLMFANVFLQNGGLTVLMSFYAKSLLDVPLGEIPHFNYVGLVTLMNHVIQMAVSLSAPVAAGLLLLDGVLAFLSRFCKQLNAFSLSLTLKSLGAYGIMYFYFASTVPIEIYHLVDQWSFRGILQ; from the coding sequence TCGGATATGCCTTTCATCATCTCGAAATATGGTCGATGCTCTACGCGCGGGTCGCGCCCACGTTCCTGCTGATTCCACTCGTCAGCTCACGCATCGTCGTCAATCCGGTGACGCGGCAGCTCATCATCTGTTTCATCGTCATCGGACTCGCGCCGCATGCCGTCCATCCAGTGAATGGCGCGAGCGGAATCGAAATAGCGTTCGCATGCGCGACGGAAGCAATCGTTGGCATCGTGGTCGGCGTGATCGTCGCCGGGCCGTTTTGGGTCGCATCGCTACTGGGAGAACTGATCGACAACCAGCGCGGCGCGACCATCGCCGATTCGATCGACCCTGCCAGCGGTGTCGAAGCGGCCATCCTGGCGCCTTTCCTGAACCTGATGTTCGCCAACGTCTTTCTCCAGAATGGCGGATTGACGGTGTTGATGAGTTTTTACGCGAAAAGCCTGCTGGATGTGCCGCTTGGCGAGATACCCCATTTCAACTACGTCGGCCTTGTCACGCTCATGAACCACGTGATCCAGATGGCGGTCAGCCTGTCGGCGCCGGTCGCGGCCGGACTTCTGCTTCTGGATGGGGTGCTGGCGTTCCTATCGCGATTCTGCAAGCAGTTGAACGCGTTTTCGCTGTCGTTGACGCTCAAGAGTCTCGGCGCGTACGGCATCATGTATTTTTACTTCGCGTCGACGGTACCGATCGAAATCTATCACCTCGTGGACCAGTGGTCCTTCCGCGGGATACTCCAGTGA